The uncultured Methanobrevibacter sp. region TGAATTGCAAGTTGGGTATACTATTTTTTTTATTAATTTTTAAAGAGTTATTTTCTTATAATAATTATTATTAGCAGTAATTTGAATAGGAATCAACATTCAGTATACATATTAACCTATCACTTGGTATTGGTAATTAAATATCGTAGAAAGGTTATTAATGAGGATATTTTTGATTCATTTAGGGTTATTTTTAAAAATATTGGCTTTAAATATGGTATTGTAGTTAAAGAA contains the following coding sequences:
- a CDS encoding transposase, which translates into the protein MNRNQHSVYILTYHLVLVIKYRRKVINEDIFDSFRVIFKNIGFKYGIVVKE